In a single window of the Zerene cesonia ecotype Mississippi unplaced genomic scaffold, Zerene_cesonia_1.1 Zces_u005, whole genome shotgun sequence genome:
- the LOC119838858 gene encoding GPI mannosyltransferase 4, translating into MFLKTNLLKAIPLKTTTRLPVSYWILVGLRFALTLLPQTGYIHPDEYFQNVEVIAGDIFDVDVARTWEFDPKFPIRNIFVPKLMLGPPLHLIRILNPFIKYYLHIDLRTPYFLLVIPRLFICLVSLINDYCLYKLCVMYGQNYRNRLKIFASSYVVLVYCCRSFSNSFEMVFFSILLYLVGDCMLKSDRVIYHKEYLQEKYNEALTPVERVKIYKLQTHLPQHSLNYVMILASLVVIGIFNRPTFIGFAFIPVFFWLHRGLGSKTIGFIDFHIRIFMLILCGIPMFLVLVIIDSAYYGYLTIGEVESLQITWNNWVVTPLNFLRYNADVRNLTQHGLHPRWLHLAVNVPLLFNVLGFMAFFTVLINTYRFIKGRYSKMPRIQSIRGLMLLSAIVPIVILSLFPHQEARFIIPILVPLVYLYGNSIHLNEVDDSDIKIVKKIFLVIWYTSNIIFSIFFGFIHQGGLYPLVNDLFYEIKGNYGMHIHVITTHSYSIPTYMLQLESTTRIYKDKTTKHSYTIAPSTFLNKFGSLPMDKLLMHVDDTLTTAEMRHHKYKKKYRIYIASPCSLEEKLLKEASNYQYIEVKEEFSYYPHFCTEALPSFPNAHDRSCVTNKFIRNSESPAINLNMLQRISCYLSKFCLKLYHVKMIDTA; encoded by the exons AtgtttttgaaaacaaatttattaaaagccaTCCCATTAAAAACGACAACACGATTGCCGGTCTCATACTGGATCCTAGTTGGTCTTCGATTTGCGTTAACGCTGTTGCCGCAAACTGGATACATACATCCGgatgaatattttcaaaacgtCGAAGTAATTGCcg gtGACATATTTGATGTGGATGTTGCAAGGACATGGGAATTTGATCCAAAGTTTCCAATCAGgaatatatttgtaccaaaGCTAATGTTAGGGCCGCCGCTTCATTTAATTAGGATTTTAAAtccatttataaagtattactTGCATATAGATCTGAGGACACCATACTTTTTGCTAGTCATACCAAGACTATTTATATGTCTTGTGTCtctaataaatgattattgtttatacaaGTTATGTGTTATGTATGGACAAAATTATAGGAACAGACTGAAAATATTTGCCAGCTCATATGTAGTTCTAGTCTACTGTTGTAGAAGCTTCTCTAACTCATTTGAAATGGTTTTTTTCTCCATACTGCTATATTTGGTGGGCGACTGTATGTTGAAATCAGATAGAGTTATATATCACAAGGAATACCTACAAGAAAAGTATAATGAAGCCTTGACACCTGTTGAACGAGTTAAGATTTACAAATTGCAGACTCATTTGCCCCAACATTCtttaaactatgttatgatatTAGCTTCTTTGGTGGTCATAGGTATTTTCAATCGCCCAACCTTTATTGGATTCGCTTTTATACCAGTTTTCTTCTGGCTTCACAGGGGATTGGGTTCAAAGACAATAGGGTTTATAGACTTCCACATCAGAATTTTCATGTTGATTTTATGTGGTATTCCCATGTTTCTAGTCCTTGTTATTATTGATTCTGCATATTATGGGTACCTGACAATAGGTGAGGTAGAATCTTTACAAATCACATGGAATAATTGGGTGGTAACGCCTCTGAATTTTTTACGATACAATGCAGATGTAAGAAATCTCACTCAACATGGATTACATCCTCGCTGGCTACATCTGGCTGTGAATGTACCGCTACTCTTCAACGTTTTGGGATTTATGGCATTCTTTACAGTGCTCATTAACACATACAG ATTCATCAAAGGCCGTTACAGTAAAATGCCAAGAATACAGAGCATCCGAGGCTTGATGCTATTATCGGCCATAGTACCTATAGTTATACTTTCTTTGTTTCCACACCAAGAGGCCCGTTTTATCATACCAATACTTGTACCATTGgtatatttgtatggaaaCAGCATCCATTTAAATGAAGTGGATGATTCTGACATCAAAATTGTTAAGAAGATATTCCTCGTAATTTGGTACActtcaaacataattttttcgaTATTCTTTGGCTTTATCCATCAAGGTGGACTGTATCCTTTAGTCAACGATCTTTTCTATGAAATCAAGGGAAATTATGGTATGCATATACATGTAATTACTACCCACAGTTACAGTATACCAACTTATATGTTGCAATTGGAGAGCACAACtcgtatttataaagataaaacaacGAAGCATAGTTACACAATAGCTCCGtcgacatttttaaataaattcggaTCATTACCTATGGACAAGCTTCTGATGCATGTGGATGACACACTGACGACAGCAGAAATGCGCCATCAtaagtataagaaaaaatatcgGATCTATATTGCTTCGCCGTGCTCTCTGGAAGAGAAATTGTTGAAGGAAGCTagtaattatcaatatattgaGGTTAAAGAAGAATTTTCGTACTACCCTCATTTTTGTACGGAAGCCTTGCCCAGCTTCCCAAATGCACACGATAGAAGTTGTGTaacaaataagtttataagaaATAGTGAATCTCCTGCCATTAATCTGAACATGTTACAAAGAATCTCatgttatttaagtaaattttgtCTAAAATTGTATCATGTAAAAATGATAGACACAGCTTAG
- the LOC119838859 gene encoding protein RRNAD1: MSNHMENVRAAIDAAVKVVQTYKWLLDLYVLDFFVDNHWGMLPQSWRDSFHDIDPQTLGYMLQDHPTKHLFPLSFLALVKFVKSMSLPRKSSYECSSKNMDIVNNQKLRNMFLKHVKLKKRHEISLMANVVNDVAITSGCDAVIDFGSGLGHLVRMLSYNYGLKTVGIECQSQLTDEARKLDLELEYTAKKYVNIDNITNFPRPIHCNETLSSADQLETLSLKETIHNHGLIGLHPCGNLGPLLLKYFVQCNRAQFICLVGCCYMKLSSDGYPMSKYLMGRDYELSYASREIACHAIEAYCEKLCKGDYNDLKVHAFRAALERVLVEHDPKLRHSPIRSVKHTDNMTFESYSKIALGRLSVPTMDTSKSTADLAQWKRVVVLYTLRLVLAPLVETVILLDRLYYMMENGIHCEVHPVFDPNISPRNHVMIGRKNVV, translated from the exons atgTCGAACCATATGGAAAATGTGAGGGCAGCTATTGATGCAGCAGTCAAAGTGGTGCAAACTTACAAATGGCTTTTGGATTTGTATGTTTTG GATTTTTTCGTTGATAATCATTGGGGCATGTTACCTCAATCTTGGCGAGACAGTTTTCACGATATAGACCCACAGACTTTGGGATACATGCTTCAGGATCATCCCACAAAGCACTTGTTCCCTTTATCTTTTTTAGCTcttgtaaaatttgttaaaagcaTGAGTTTGCCAAGGAAGAGCAGTTATGAGTGTTCCAGTAAAAATATggatattgtaaataatcagAAATtgagaaatatgtttttaaaacatgtgAAATTGAAGAAACGCCATGAAATCAGTTTGATGGCAAATGTTGTGAATGATGTGGCCATAACCAGTGGCTGTGATGCTGTTATAGATTTTGGATCAGGCTTGGGACACTTGGTACGAATGCTGTCATACAATTATGGTCTGAAAACTGTTGGAATAGAATGTCAAAGCCAATTGACTGATGAAGCTAG GAAACTTGACTTGGAATTGGAGTACACAGCGAAGAAATATGTCAATATTGACAACATAACCAATTTTCCAAGACCCATTCATTGTAATGAGACACTCTCCAGTGCTGATCAGCTTGAAACTCTCTCATTGAAAGAGACAATTCACAATCATGGTCTTATAGGCCTGCACCCCTGTGGCAATCTGGGgcctttattattaaaatactttgtaCAATGCAACAGAGCTCAATTTATCTGCCTTGTTGGTTGTTGTTATATGAAACTTAGTAGCGATGGCTATCCTATGAGCAAATATTTGATGGGACGGGATTATGAACTATCATATGCGAGTAGAGAGATTGCATGTCACGCTATTGAAGCATATTGTGAGAAGCTTTGTAAAGGagattataatgatttaaaa GTACATGCATTCCGAGCAGCTCTTGAAAGGGTCTTGGTGGAACATGATCCAAAACTGCGCCATTCACCCATCAGGAGCGTTAAACATACAGACAACATGACTTTTGAAAG CTACAGCAAAATAGCACTGGGTAGATTATCAGTACCAACGATGGACACCTCGAAGAGCACAGCCGACCTCGCCCAATGGAAACGCGTTGTGGTGCTGTACACGCTGCGACTTGTGTTAGCTCCCCTTGTGGAAACTGTGATATTGCTGGACAGATTGTATTATATGATGGAGAACg GTATTCACTGCGAAGTACATCCGGTATTTGATCCTAATATTTCTCCAAGGAACCACGTCATGATCGGCAGAAAAAACGTCgtgtga